A section of the Pochonia chlamydosporia 170 chromosome 2, whole genome shotgun sequence genome encodes:
- a CDS encoding ankyrin repeat-containing protein (similar to Talaromyces stipitatus ATCC 10500 XP_002486819.1) gives MHAKRSEEGCISVDDILETFDCSLEEIVEVYVDYDAMPVPPKGLPRGTHMLHVVSHHGLIGLVCALLRQAGTDVEVKDWLGDTPLHVAAEQGQLAVVELLVKKGANIEAVGKYGRTPLFFAVCGGNTTMVELLLKKGANIGAVEEYGRTPLFFAVQTRHTAMVELLLKKGANVNAIEEYGQTPLFFAVQKRHTAMVELLLKKGADVDAVEKYGRTPLFFAVAEASTTMVELLLKNGADVDAVDEYGRTPLFFAVQKNHTAMVELLLKKGADVDAVEKYGRTPLFFAVGDASTTMVKLLLKNGADVNAVDEYGLTPLFLAVGDENTTMVELLLKKGADVNAVNKDGLTALFFAVGDENTTMVELLLKNGADVDAVSESEYGPTPLSLAIREKNMGMVDLLLKRGAKIDGVEKKYETPLLLEKGADAHASGVGGRTPLHVAAIFGSNKDQKTMTALVQLLLENGADIDTTDYNAATPLHFAVQNRMLSLVKLLVEQGANNNYVGSVHFAGRPLSPLNLANDRREKAIIQVLLRNGARVSTIAERQAYDDWFHSGVRQRLSEEEIMFTRTINGIS, from the exons ATGCACGCAAAACGAAGTGAGGAGGGATGCATCTCTGTAGATGATATTCTAGAGACGTTTGATTGCTCGTTGGAAGAGATTGTGGAGGTGTATGTGGATTACGACGCCATGCCCGTCCCGCCCAAGGGACTGCCTCGAGGAACACACATGTTGCATGTGGTATCGCACCACGGGTTGATAGGTTTGGTGTGTGCCTTGCTTCGGCAGGCTGGGACGGATGTCGAAGTAAAGGATTGGTTAGGCGACACGCCGTTGCATGTTGCTGCGGAGCAGGGGCAACTGGCCGTGGTTgagctgttggtgaagaAAGGCGCCAATATTGAGGCTGTTGGAAAGTACGGTCGAACACCGTTATTCTTCGCTGTTTGTGGTGGGAACACAACCATGGTTGAGCTGTTATTAAAGAAAGGCGCTAATATTGGTGCTGTTGAAGAGTACGGTCGAACACCGTTATTCTTTGCTGTCCAGACGAGACATACGGCCATGGTTGAGCTATTATTAAAGAAAGGCGCTAATGTTAATGCTATTGAAGAGTACGGTCAAACACCGTTATTCTTTGCTGTCCAGAAGAGACACACGGCCATGGTTGAGCTGTTATTGAAGAAAGGcgctgatgttgatgctgttgaaAAGTATGGTCGAACACCGTTAttctttgctgttgctgaggcAAGCACGACCATGGttgagctgttgttgaagaacggcgctgatgttgatgctgttgacgagtaCGGTCGAACACCGTTATTCTTCGCTGTCCAGAAGAACCACACGGCCATGGttgagctgttgttgaagaaaggcgctgatgttgatgctgttgaaAAGTATGGTCGAACACCGTTATTCTTCGCTGTTGGTGACGCAAGCACAACCATGGTTAAGCTGTTATTGAAGAACGGCGCTGATGTTAatgctgttgacgagtaCGGTCTAACACCGTTATTCCTCGCTGTTGGTGACGAAAACACGACCATGGTTGAGCTGTTATTGAAGAAAGGCGCTGATGTTAATGCTGTTAACAAGGATGGTCTAACAGCGTTATTCTTCGCTGTTGGTGACGAAAACACGACCATGGttgagctgttgttgaagaacggcgctgatgttgatgctgtttcAGAGTCAGAGTATGGTCCAACACCATTATCCTTGGCTATCCGTGAGAAAAACATGGGCATGGTTGACCTGCTGCTCAAGAGAGGCGCCAAGATTGACGGTGTTGAGAAGAAATATGAGACGCC GCTACTGCTAGAGAAGGGTGCCGATGCTCATGCTAGTGGAGTGGGTGGTCGAACACCATTACATGTTGCTGCTATCTTCGGGTCTAATAAAGATCAGAAAACCATGACGGCTCTGGTTCAGCTGCTACTTGAGAATGGCGCCGACATTGACACCACCGACTACAACGCTGCAACGCCGTTACATTTTGCTGTTCAGAACAGAATGCTGAGTCTTGTTAAGCTGTTAGTAGAGCAAGGCGCTAATAACAATTATGTAGGTTCTGTGCACTTCGCAGGACGGCCCTTGTCGCCGTTAAATCTTGCCAACGATCGGAGAGAAAAGGCCATAATTCAGGTGCTCCTTAGGAATGGCGCCCGAGTCAGCACCATTGCAGAGAGGCAAGCGTACGACGATTGGTTCCATAGCGGGGTGAGGCAACGATTGTCTGAAGAAGAAATAATGTTTACTAGAACTATTAATGGAATATCTTAA
- a CDS encoding retinal dehydrogenase 2 (similar to Aspergillus terreus NIH2624 XP_001214516.1), whose product MALFQDLETPNGHMYRQPLGLFINNEFVQSIEGGTIPSIDPATEELITSVQSASGRDVDAAVSAAQEALVHPSWKLLSSTDRGKLLAKLADLVEGQMELLASIEAWDTGKPYRVTVNEDIPEAVSVLRYYAGWCDKIHGKTISTTVDKFAYTIRQPVGVVGQIIPWNYPLSTATWKLAPALACGNTIVLKASELTPLSILMLGQLIKLAGFPPGVVNLLNGVGSEAGSRLVEHPHVDKISFTGSTATAKAIMSAAAVNLKKITLEAGGKSALLVFDDADLDQAVRWSHFGVMSNQGQICSATSRILVQRTIYKNFIERFIKTVQETSKVGVQWDDATYQGPQASKSQYDKIISYIETGQAEGATLVLGGKPCLVKGKGYFISPAVFADVTDSMRIYQEEIFGPVAVIAAFDSEDEAITKANCSSYGLAAAIFTRDVKRAHRLSAEVEAGTVWINSSQDIDFRVPFGGVKQSGFGRELGKAALEAYSQIKAVHVNMGADI is encoded by the exons ATGGCACTGTTTCAGGACTTGGAGACCCCAAACGGCCACATGTACCGACAGCCGCTTGGTCTATTCATAAACAATGAGTTTGTTCAAAGTATCGAGGGGGGAACAATTCCATCTATTGATCCCGC GACCGAAGAACTGATTACATCTGTCCAGTCCGCATCGGGGcgggatgttgatgcagcTGTCAGCGCCGCACAGGAGGCACTGGTTCATCCTTCCTGGAAGCTCCTCTCCAGTACAGACCGCGGTAAGcttttggcaaagttggcaGACCTGGTTGAAGGGCAAATGGAGTTACTCGCATCCATCGAGGCGTGGGACACTG GCAAACCGTACAGAGTCACTGTGAACGAAGATATACCGGAGGCGGTTAGCGTACTCAGATACTACGCAGGTTGGTGCGACAAGATACACGGGAAGACCATCTCCACCACTGTCGACAAGTTTGCCTACACAATACGGCAgcctgttggtgttgtgggCCAGATAATACCCTGGAACTATCCTCTATCAACGGCGACATGGAAACTTGCTCCTGCCCTGGCATGTGGGAACACCATAGTGCTAAAGGCGTCAGAGCTGACTCCCTTGAGTATCTTGATGCTGGGCCAGCTCATTAAACTAGCCGGTTTCCCACCAGGAGTAGTTAATCTACTTAATGGTGTCGGATCTGAGGCGGGCTCTAGACTTGTTGAACACCCCCATGTTGACAAGATATCTTTCACGGGGTCAACCGCGACTGCAAAGGCTATAATGTCTGCTGCGGCGGTGAACCTGAAAAAGATAACACTTGAAGCTGGGGGGAAATCTGCACTACTTGTATTTGATGATGCTGACCTTGACCAGGCTGTCAGGTGGTCACATTTTGGAGTTATGTCAAACCAAGGCCAAATATGCTCAGCGACGTCAAGGATTCTCGTACAAAGGACCATATACAAGAACTTTATTGAGCGGTTCATTAAAACTGTGCAAGAAACTTCGAAAGTTGGTGTACAATGGGATGATGCTACCTATCAGGGACCACAAGCATCAAAGTCTCAGTACGATAAAATTATATCATATATCGAGACGGGTCAAGCTGAAGGGGCAACCCTTGTGTTAGGGGGAAAGCCATGTCTAGTCAAAGGCAAGGGGTATTTCATCTCTCCCGCTGTTTTCGCAGACGTAACGGACAGTATGCGCATTTACCAAGAAGAAATTTTCGGCCCGGTTGCCGTGATTGCAGCGTTCGACAGCGAGGATGAAGCGATTACGAAGGCAAACTGCTCCAGCTATGGTCTGGCGGCTGCTATATTTACCAGGGACGTCAAACGGGCTCACCGCCTGTCCGCCGAGGTTGAAGCAGGAACTGTTTGGATCAACAGTAGCCAGGATATAGACTTTAGAGTTCCTTTTGGTGGGGTTAAACAGAGCGGATTCGGTCGGGAACTTGGCAAGGCGGCGCTTGAGGCATACAGTCAGATCAAGGCCGTTCATGTGAATATGGGTGCTGATATATGA